The Anolis carolinensis isolate JA03-04 chromosome 2, rAnoCar3.1.pri, whole genome shotgun sequence genome has a window encoding:
- the rbm10 gene encoding RNA-binding protein 10 isoform X2: MEYERRGGRGDRTGRYGAVDQTQDEGSEGRNQRDHDYRDMDYRSYLRDFNNQESNNDYDDSSEEHSVEDSYEASSGSETQRRKRDSPSEHPGFLGDGDYRDQDYRTEQEEEEQKASSIIMLRMLPQSATENDIRGQLQAHGFQPREVRLMRNKASGQSRGFAFVEFNHLQDATRWMEANQHSLTILGQKVSMHYSDPKPKINEDWLCSKCGVQNFKRREKCFKCGVPRSEAEQKLPPGSRLDQLVALSGRELSQGLLPLPQPYQVSAALSTQPVAQMSEPCAENANDTIILRNLNPHSTMDSILSALAPYAVLSSSNVRVIKDKQTQLNRGFAFIQLSTIVEAAQLLQILQALHPPLSIDGKTINVEFAKGSKRDMSSSDGNRISAASVASTAIAAAQWAISQASQGGEAAWTAQDEHSVDYGYYQQDEAYGAPGLEATMYSQAYLKSSQSQTGTTGAAAVGKPDKIHSEGAVAAAEASLEPGVPGIDPVPILPTFPRNAQTTAVPVAYQAAGSAEGTASVQGNAVTAQSYTIVSPAVLKPDVPSAAQTSSATLGVSTSTSNLPVTSAIGQEPYTQYPVPDVSTYQYDESSGYYYDPLTGLYYDPNSQYYYNAQTQQYLYWDGERRTYVPASDQGSDGHKDGGISGSGSGKEGKEKKEKHKTKTAQQIAKDMERWARSLNKQKENFKNSFQPVSSMREDERRESATADAGYAILEKKGALAERQHGGMDLSKLTGDDRLSPPRGLVAAYSGESDSEEEQEKAADREEKLTDWHKLACLLCRRQFPSKEALIRHQQLSGLHKQNLEIHRRAHLSEQELEALEKNDIEMKYRDRAAERREKYGVPEPPEPKKRKYSAVTPATVDFEQPTRDGLGSDNIGSRMLQAMGWKEGSGLGRKKQGIVAPIEAPTRVRGSGLGARGSSYGAVASESYREALHKTMVTRFNETD, from the exons ATGGAGTATGAGAGAAG AGGTGGTCGGGGGGACCGGACAGGTCGGTATGGTGCTGTAGACCAAACCCAGGATGAGGGCTCAGAAGGCCGGAACCAGAGGGACCACGACTACAGAGATATGGATTATCGATCCTACCTGCGAGATTTCAACAATCAGGAATctaataatgattatgatgattccTCTGAGGAACACAGTGTGGAG GATTCCTATGAGGCTTCCTCGGGATCTGAAACGCAACGTAGAAAACGGGATAGCCCCAGTGAGCACCCAGGATTTCTCGGTGATGGCGACTACCGGGACCAGGACTACCGaactgagcaagaggaggaagaGCAGAAGGCTAGCAGCATCATTATGCTAAGAATGCTGCCTCAATCTGCTACTGAGAATGAT ATCCGGGGGCAACTGCAGGCACATGGGTTCCAGCCTCGGGAGGTGCGGCTGATGCGGAATAAAGCCTCAG GTCAGAGCCGGGGCTTCGCCTTCGTCGAGTTTAATCACTTGCAGGACGCTACACGATGGATGGAAGCCAATCAG CATTCTCTCACTATCCTTGGCCAGAAGGTGTCCATGCACTACAGTGACCCTAAGCCCAAGATCAATGAAGACTGGCTCTGCAGTAAG tGTGGAGTACAGAACTTCAAGCGCAGAGAGAAGTGCTTCAAGTGTGGCGTTCCCCGATCTG AAGCTGAGCAGAAGCTACCTCCTGGTAGTCGTTTGGACCAACTGGTGGCTCTCTCAGGGCGTGAACTCAGTCAAGGCCTCCTGCCTCTCCCACAGCCATACCAGGTGTCAGCAGCCCTCTCTACTCAGCCTGTGGCCCAGATGTCTGAACCGTGTGCAGAGAACGCTAATGATA CCATCATCTTGCGAAATCTGAATCCACATAGCACGATGGACTCCATTTTAAGTGCCTTGGCACCATATGCTGTTCTCTCCTCATCTAATGTCCGTGTAATCAAAGACAAGCAGACACAGCTTAACCGTGGTTTTGCTTTCATTCAGCTGTCCACTATTGTG GAAGCAGCTCAGTTGCTGCAGATCCTACAGGCCCTGCATCCACCACTGAGCATTGACGGCAAAACAATTAATGTGGAGTTTGCCAAAGGTTCCAAGCG GGATATGAGTTCATCAGATGGAAATCGCATTAGTGCAGCTTCTGTTGCCAGCACTGCCATTGCAGCTGCGCAGTGGGCCATCTCTCAG GCATCACAGGGTGGTGAGGCAGCTTGGACTGCTCAGGATGAGCATTCTGTGGATTATGGTTACTATCAACAGGACGAGGCCTATGGTGCTCCAGGTTTGGAGGCTACAATGTATTCGCAGGCATATTTGAAAAGCTCCCAGTCACAAACTGGCACAACCGGAGCAGCGGCTGTTGGAAAGCCTGACAAGATTCATAGCGAGGGTGCAGTGGCAG CAGCTGAGGCATCATTAGAGCCTGGAGTGCCAGGCATAGACCCTGTGCCTATTCTGCCAACTTTCCCTCGAAACGCCCAGACTACAGCAGTACCAGTTGCATATCAGGCAGCTGGCAGCGCTGAAGGGACAGCTTCTGTCCAGGGAAATGCTGTCACAGCTCAG TCATATACTATAGTCTCACCAGCTGTGCTGAAGCCTGATGTGCCTAGTGCTGCTCAGACCTCCAGTGCAACTTTGGGTGTATCTACCAGTACTTCCAATTTGCCTGTTACCAGCGCCATAGGGCAAGAACCTTATACACAATACC CTGTCCCAGATGTCTCTACGTACCAGTACGATGAAAGTTCTGGTTATTACTATGATCCTCTGACTGGCCTCTACTATGATCCTAATTCTCAG TATTATTACAATGCCCAGACACAGCAATACCTGTACTGGGATGGTGAGAGGCGCACCTATGTCCCGGCATCAGACCAGGGATCTGATGGCCACAAAGATGGGGGCATTTCCGGGAGTGGCAGCGGCAAGGAGggcaaggaaaagaaagagaaacataaaacaaaaacagcccAACAG ATTGCAAAGGATATGGAGCGTTGGGCCCGAAGTCTTAACAAGCAGAAGGAgaacttcaaaaacagcttccagCCAGTCTCTTCTATGCGAGAAGATGAAAGGCGGGAATCGGCCACGGCTGATGCTGGCTATGCCATACTTGAGAAAAAG GGGGCCTTGGCCGAGAGGCAGCATGGTGGTATGGACCTTTCCAAGCTCACTGGGGATGACAGGCTG AGTCCACCACGAGGGTTAGTtgctgcttacagtggtgagagTGACAGTGAGGAGGAGCAGGAGAAGGCTGCTGATCGGGAAGAGAAGTTAACGGATTGGCACAAACTGGCTTGCCTGCTTTGTCGCAGACAGTTTCCCAGTAAGGAAGCACTTATTCGTCACCAGCAGCTCTCAGGATTACATAAG CAAAATTTGGAAATCCATCGGCGGGCACACTTGTCAGAGCAGGAGCTTGAGGCACTTGAGAAAAATGACATAGAG ATGAAATACAGAGATCGTGCAGCTGAACGAAGGGAGAAGTATGGTGTCCCTGAGCCCCCCGAACCCAAAAAGAGGAAGTATTCAGCGGTCACACCAGCCACTGT GGATTTTGAACAACCAACGCGGGACGGGCTCGGAAGTGACAACATTGGTAGCCGCATGCTACAGGCCATGGGCTGGAAAGAAGGCAGTGGATTGGGTCGCAAGAAGCAGGGCATTGTTGCCCCTATTGAG GCCCCAACACGGGTCCGTGGGTCTGGCCTGGGTGCACGTGGCAGCTCTTATGGGGCTGTAGCATCAGAGTCCTACCGCGAGGCATTGCACAAGACTATGGTGACACGTTTCAACGAGACGGACTGA
- the rbm10 gene encoding RNA-binding protein 10 isoform X5, with the protein MEYERRGGRGDRTGRYGAVDQTQDEGSEGRNQRDHDYRDMDYRSYLRDFNNQESNNDYDDSSEEHSVEDSYEASSGSETQRRKRDSPSEHPGFLGDGDYRDQDYRTEQEEEEQKASSIIMLRMLPQSATENDIRGQLQAHGFQPREVRLMRNKASGQSRGFAFVEFNHLQDATRWMEANQHSLTILGQKVSMHYSDPKPKINEDWLCSKCGVQNFKRREKCFKCGVPRSEAEQKLPPGSRLDQLVALSGRELSQGLLPLPQPYQVSAALSTQPVAQMSEPCAENANDTIILRNLNPHSTMDSILSALAPYAVLSSSNVRVIKDKQTQLNRGFAFIQLSTIVEAAQLLQILQALHPPLSIDGKTINVEFAKGSKRDMSSSDGNRISAASVASTAIAAAQWAISQASQGGEAAWTAQDEHSVDYGYYQQDEAYGAPGLEATMYSQAYLKSSQSQTGTTGAAAVGKPDKIHSEGAVAAAEASLEPGVPGIDPVPILPTFPRNAQTTAVPVAYQAAGSAEGTASVQGNAVTAQSYTIVSPAVLKPDVPSAAQTSSATLGVSTSTSNLPVTSAIGQEPYTQYPVPDVSTYQYDESSGYYYDPLTGLYYDPNSQIAKDMERWARSLNKQKENFKNSFQPVSSMREDERRESATADAGYAILEKKGALAERQHGGMDLSKLTGDDRLSPPRGLVAAYSGESDSEEEQEKAADREEKLTDWHKLACLLCRRQFPSKEALIRHQQLSGLHKQNLEIHRRAHLSEQELEALEKNDIEQMKYRDRAAERREKYGVPEPPEPKKRKYSAVTPATVDFEQPTRDGLGSDNIGSRMLQAMGWKEGSGLGRKKQGIVAPIEAPTRVRGSGLGARGSSYGAVASESYREALHKTMVTRFNETD; encoded by the exons ATGGAGTATGAGAGAAG AGGTGGTCGGGGGGACCGGACAGGTCGGTATGGTGCTGTAGACCAAACCCAGGATGAGGGCTCAGAAGGCCGGAACCAGAGGGACCACGACTACAGAGATATGGATTATCGATCCTACCTGCGAGATTTCAACAATCAGGAATctaataatgattatgatgattccTCTGAGGAACACAGTGTGGAG GATTCCTATGAGGCTTCCTCGGGATCTGAAACGCAACGTAGAAAACGGGATAGCCCCAGTGAGCACCCAGGATTTCTCGGTGATGGCGACTACCGGGACCAGGACTACCGaactgagcaagaggaggaagaGCAGAAGGCTAGCAGCATCATTATGCTAAGAATGCTGCCTCAATCTGCTACTGAGAATGAT ATCCGGGGGCAACTGCAGGCACATGGGTTCCAGCCTCGGGAGGTGCGGCTGATGCGGAATAAAGCCTCAG GTCAGAGCCGGGGCTTCGCCTTCGTCGAGTTTAATCACTTGCAGGACGCTACACGATGGATGGAAGCCAATCAG CATTCTCTCACTATCCTTGGCCAGAAGGTGTCCATGCACTACAGTGACCCTAAGCCCAAGATCAATGAAGACTGGCTCTGCAGTAAG tGTGGAGTACAGAACTTCAAGCGCAGAGAGAAGTGCTTCAAGTGTGGCGTTCCCCGATCTG AAGCTGAGCAGAAGCTACCTCCTGGTAGTCGTTTGGACCAACTGGTGGCTCTCTCAGGGCGTGAACTCAGTCAAGGCCTCCTGCCTCTCCCACAGCCATACCAGGTGTCAGCAGCCCTCTCTACTCAGCCTGTGGCCCAGATGTCTGAACCGTGTGCAGAGAACGCTAATGATA CCATCATCTTGCGAAATCTGAATCCACATAGCACGATGGACTCCATTTTAAGTGCCTTGGCACCATATGCTGTTCTCTCCTCATCTAATGTCCGTGTAATCAAAGACAAGCAGACACAGCTTAACCGTGGTTTTGCTTTCATTCAGCTGTCCACTATTGTG GAAGCAGCTCAGTTGCTGCAGATCCTACAGGCCCTGCATCCACCACTGAGCATTGACGGCAAAACAATTAATGTGGAGTTTGCCAAAGGTTCCAAGCG GGATATGAGTTCATCAGATGGAAATCGCATTAGTGCAGCTTCTGTTGCCAGCACTGCCATTGCAGCTGCGCAGTGGGCCATCTCTCAG GCATCACAGGGTGGTGAGGCAGCTTGGACTGCTCAGGATGAGCATTCTGTGGATTATGGTTACTATCAACAGGACGAGGCCTATGGTGCTCCAGGTTTGGAGGCTACAATGTATTCGCAGGCATATTTGAAAAGCTCCCAGTCACAAACTGGCACAACCGGAGCAGCGGCTGTTGGAAAGCCTGACAAGATTCATAGCGAGGGTGCAGTGGCAG CAGCTGAGGCATCATTAGAGCCTGGAGTGCCAGGCATAGACCCTGTGCCTATTCTGCCAACTTTCCCTCGAAACGCCCAGACTACAGCAGTACCAGTTGCATATCAGGCAGCTGGCAGCGCTGAAGGGACAGCTTCTGTCCAGGGAAATGCTGTCACAGCTCAG TCATATACTATAGTCTCACCAGCTGTGCTGAAGCCTGATGTGCCTAGTGCTGCTCAGACCTCCAGTGCAACTTTGGGTGTATCTACCAGTACTTCCAATTTGCCTGTTACCAGCGCCATAGGGCAAGAACCTTATACACAATACC CTGTCCCAGATGTCTCTACGTACCAGTACGATGAAAGTTCTGGTTATTACTATGATCCTCTGACTGGCCTCTACTATGATCCTAATTCTCAG ATTGCAAAGGATATGGAGCGTTGGGCCCGAAGTCTTAACAAGCAGAAGGAgaacttcaaaaacagcttccagCCAGTCTCTTCTATGCGAGAAGATGAAAGGCGGGAATCGGCCACGGCTGATGCTGGCTATGCCATACTTGAGAAAAAG GGGGCCTTGGCCGAGAGGCAGCATGGTGGTATGGACCTTTCCAAGCTCACTGGGGATGACAGGCTG AGTCCACCACGAGGGTTAGTtgctgcttacagtggtgagagTGACAGTGAGGAGGAGCAGGAGAAGGCTGCTGATCGGGAAGAGAAGTTAACGGATTGGCACAAACTGGCTTGCCTGCTTTGTCGCAGACAGTTTCCCAGTAAGGAAGCACTTATTCGTCACCAGCAGCTCTCAGGATTACATAAG CAAAATTTGGAAATCCATCGGCGGGCACACTTGTCAGAGCAGGAGCTTGAGGCACTTGAGAAAAATGACATAGAG CAGATGAAATACAGAGATCGTGCAGCTGAACGAAGGGAGAAGTATGGTGTCCCTGAGCCCCCCGAACCCAAAAAGAGGAAGTATTCAGCGGTCACACCAGCCACTGT GGATTTTGAACAACCAACGCGGGACGGGCTCGGAAGTGACAACATTGGTAGCCGCATGCTACAGGCCATGGGCTGGAAAGAAGGCAGTGGATTGGGTCGCAAGAAGCAGGGCATTGTTGCCCCTATTGAG GCCCCAACACGGGTCCGTGGGTCTGGCCTGGGTGCACGTGGCAGCTCTTATGGGGCTGTAGCATCAGAGTCCTACCGCGAGGCATTGCACAAGACTATGGTGACACGTTTCAACGAGACGGACTGA
- the rbm10 gene encoding RNA-binding protein 10 isoform X4 — translation MEYERRGGRGDRTGRYGAVDQTQDEGSEGRNQRDHDYRDMDYRSYLRDFNNQESNNDYDDSSEEHSVEDSYEASSGSETQRRKRDSPSEHPGFLGDGDYRDQDYRTEQEEEEQKASSIIMLRMLPQSATENDIRGQLQAHGFQPREVRLMRNKASGQSRGFAFVEFNHLQDATRWMEANQHSLTILGQKVSMHYSDPKPKINEDWLCSKCGVQNFKRREKCFKCGVPRSEAEQKLPPGSRLDQLVALSGRELSQGLLPLPQPYQVSAALSTQPVAQMSEPCAENANDTIILRNLNPHSTMDSILSALAPYAVLSSSNVRVIKDKQTQLNRGFAFIQLSTIVEAAQLLQILQALHPPLSIDGKTINVEFAKGSKRDMSSSDGNRISAASVASTAIAAAQWAISQDEAYGAPGLEATMYSQAYLKSSQSQTGTTGAAAVGKPDKIHSEGAVAAAEASLEPGVPGIDPVPILPTFPRNAQTTAVPVAYQAAGSAEGTASVQGNAVTAQSYTIVSPAVLKPDVPSAAQTSSATLGVSTSTSNLPVTSAIGQEPYTQYPVPDVSTYQYDESSGYYYDPLTGLYYDPNSQYYYNAQTQQYLYWDGERRTYVPASDQGSDGHKDGGISGSGSGKEGKEKKEKHKTKTAQQIAKDMERWARSLNKQKENFKNSFQPVSSMREDERRESATADAGYAILEKKGALAERQHGGMDLSKLTGDDRLSPPRGLVAAYSGESDSEEEQEKAADREEKLTDWHKLACLLCRRQFPSKEALIRHQQLSGLHKQNLEIHRRAHLSEQELEALEKNDIEQMKYRDRAAERREKYGVPEPPEPKKRKYSAVTPATVDFEQPTRDGLGSDNIGSRMLQAMGWKEGSGLGRKKQGIVAPIEAPTRVRGSGLGARGSSYGAVASESYREALHKTMVTRFNETD, via the exons ATGGAGTATGAGAGAAG AGGTGGTCGGGGGGACCGGACAGGTCGGTATGGTGCTGTAGACCAAACCCAGGATGAGGGCTCAGAAGGCCGGAACCAGAGGGACCACGACTACAGAGATATGGATTATCGATCCTACCTGCGAGATTTCAACAATCAGGAATctaataatgattatgatgattccTCTGAGGAACACAGTGTGGAG GATTCCTATGAGGCTTCCTCGGGATCTGAAACGCAACGTAGAAAACGGGATAGCCCCAGTGAGCACCCAGGATTTCTCGGTGATGGCGACTACCGGGACCAGGACTACCGaactgagcaagaggaggaagaGCAGAAGGCTAGCAGCATCATTATGCTAAGAATGCTGCCTCAATCTGCTACTGAGAATGAT ATCCGGGGGCAACTGCAGGCACATGGGTTCCAGCCTCGGGAGGTGCGGCTGATGCGGAATAAAGCCTCAG GTCAGAGCCGGGGCTTCGCCTTCGTCGAGTTTAATCACTTGCAGGACGCTACACGATGGATGGAAGCCAATCAG CATTCTCTCACTATCCTTGGCCAGAAGGTGTCCATGCACTACAGTGACCCTAAGCCCAAGATCAATGAAGACTGGCTCTGCAGTAAG tGTGGAGTACAGAACTTCAAGCGCAGAGAGAAGTGCTTCAAGTGTGGCGTTCCCCGATCTG AAGCTGAGCAGAAGCTACCTCCTGGTAGTCGTTTGGACCAACTGGTGGCTCTCTCAGGGCGTGAACTCAGTCAAGGCCTCCTGCCTCTCCCACAGCCATACCAGGTGTCAGCAGCCCTCTCTACTCAGCCTGTGGCCCAGATGTCTGAACCGTGTGCAGAGAACGCTAATGATA CCATCATCTTGCGAAATCTGAATCCACATAGCACGATGGACTCCATTTTAAGTGCCTTGGCACCATATGCTGTTCTCTCCTCATCTAATGTCCGTGTAATCAAAGACAAGCAGACACAGCTTAACCGTGGTTTTGCTTTCATTCAGCTGTCCACTATTGTG GAAGCAGCTCAGTTGCTGCAGATCCTACAGGCCCTGCATCCACCACTGAGCATTGACGGCAAAACAATTAATGTGGAGTTTGCCAAAGGTTCCAAGCG GGATATGAGTTCATCAGATGGAAATCGCATTAGTGCAGCTTCTGTTGCCAGCACTGCCATTGCAGCTGCGCAGTGGGCCATCTCTCAG GACGAGGCCTATGGTGCTCCAGGTTTGGAGGCTACAATGTATTCGCAGGCATATTTGAAAAGCTCCCAGTCACAAACTGGCACAACCGGAGCAGCGGCTGTTGGAAAGCCTGACAAGATTCATAGCGAGGGTGCAGTGGCAG CAGCTGAGGCATCATTAGAGCCTGGAGTGCCAGGCATAGACCCTGTGCCTATTCTGCCAACTTTCCCTCGAAACGCCCAGACTACAGCAGTACCAGTTGCATATCAGGCAGCTGGCAGCGCTGAAGGGACAGCTTCTGTCCAGGGAAATGCTGTCACAGCTCAG TCATATACTATAGTCTCACCAGCTGTGCTGAAGCCTGATGTGCCTAGTGCTGCTCAGACCTCCAGTGCAACTTTGGGTGTATCTACCAGTACTTCCAATTTGCCTGTTACCAGCGCCATAGGGCAAGAACCTTATACACAATACC CTGTCCCAGATGTCTCTACGTACCAGTACGATGAAAGTTCTGGTTATTACTATGATCCTCTGACTGGCCTCTACTATGATCCTAATTCTCAG TATTATTACAATGCCCAGACACAGCAATACCTGTACTGGGATGGTGAGAGGCGCACCTATGTCCCGGCATCAGACCAGGGATCTGATGGCCACAAAGATGGGGGCATTTCCGGGAGTGGCAGCGGCAAGGAGggcaaggaaaagaaagagaaacataaaacaaaaacagcccAACAG ATTGCAAAGGATATGGAGCGTTGGGCCCGAAGTCTTAACAAGCAGAAGGAgaacttcaaaaacagcttccagCCAGTCTCTTCTATGCGAGAAGATGAAAGGCGGGAATCGGCCACGGCTGATGCTGGCTATGCCATACTTGAGAAAAAG GGGGCCTTGGCCGAGAGGCAGCATGGTGGTATGGACCTTTCCAAGCTCACTGGGGATGACAGGCTG AGTCCACCACGAGGGTTAGTtgctgcttacagtggtgagagTGACAGTGAGGAGGAGCAGGAGAAGGCTGCTGATCGGGAAGAGAAGTTAACGGATTGGCACAAACTGGCTTGCCTGCTTTGTCGCAGACAGTTTCCCAGTAAGGAAGCACTTATTCGTCACCAGCAGCTCTCAGGATTACATAAG CAAAATTTGGAAATCCATCGGCGGGCACACTTGTCAGAGCAGGAGCTTGAGGCACTTGAGAAAAATGACATAGAG CAGATGAAATACAGAGATCGTGCAGCTGAACGAAGGGAGAAGTATGGTGTCCCTGAGCCCCCCGAACCCAAAAAGAGGAAGTATTCAGCGGTCACACCAGCCACTGT GGATTTTGAACAACCAACGCGGGACGGGCTCGGAAGTGACAACATTGGTAGCCGCATGCTACAGGCCATGGGCTGGAAAGAAGGCAGTGGATTGGGTCGCAAGAAGCAGGGCATTGTTGCCCCTATTGAG GCCCCAACACGGGTCCGTGGGTCTGGCCTGGGTGCACGTGGCAGCTCTTATGGGGCTGTAGCATCAGAGTCCTACCGCGAGGCATTGCACAAGACTATGGTGACACGTTTCAACGAGACGGACTGA
- the rbm10 gene encoding RNA-binding protein 10 isoform X1 gives MEYERRGGRGDRTGRYGAVDQTQDEGSEGRNQRDHDYRDMDYRSYLRDFNNQESNNDYDDSSEEHSVEDSYEASSGSETQRRKRDSPSEHPGFLGDGDYRDQDYRTEQEEEEQKASSIIMLRMLPQSATENDIRGQLQAHGFQPREVRLMRNKASGQSRGFAFVEFNHLQDATRWMEANQHSLTILGQKVSMHYSDPKPKINEDWLCSKCGVQNFKRREKCFKCGVPRSEAEQKLPPGSRLDQLVALSGRELSQGLLPLPQPYQVSAALSTQPVAQMSEPCAENANDTIILRNLNPHSTMDSILSALAPYAVLSSSNVRVIKDKQTQLNRGFAFIQLSTIVEAAQLLQILQALHPPLSIDGKTINVEFAKGSKRDMSSSDGNRISAASVASTAIAAAQWAISQASQGGEAAWTAQDEHSVDYGYYQQDEAYGAPGLEATMYSQAYLKSSQSQTGTTGAAAVGKPDKIHSEGAVAAAEASLEPGVPGIDPVPILPTFPRNAQTTAVPVAYQAAGSAEGTASVQGNAVTAQSYTIVSPAVLKPDVPSAAQTSSATLGVSTSTSNLPVTSAIGQEPYTQYPVPDVSTYQYDESSGYYYDPLTGLYYDPNSQYYYNAQTQQYLYWDGERRTYVPASDQGSDGHKDGGISGSGSGKEGKEKKEKHKTKTAQQIAKDMERWARSLNKQKENFKNSFQPVSSMREDERRESATADAGYAILEKKGALAERQHGGMDLSKLTGDDRLSPPRGLVAAYSGESDSEEEQEKAADREEKLTDWHKLACLLCRRQFPSKEALIRHQQLSGLHKQNLEIHRRAHLSEQELEALEKNDIEQMKYRDRAAERREKYGVPEPPEPKKRKYSAVTPATVDFEQPTRDGLGSDNIGSRMLQAMGWKEGSGLGRKKQGIVAPIEAPTRVRGSGLGARGSSYGAVASESYREALHKTMVTRFNETD, from the exons ATGGAGTATGAGAGAAG AGGTGGTCGGGGGGACCGGACAGGTCGGTATGGTGCTGTAGACCAAACCCAGGATGAGGGCTCAGAAGGCCGGAACCAGAGGGACCACGACTACAGAGATATGGATTATCGATCCTACCTGCGAGATTTCAACAATCAGGAATctaataatgattatgatgattccTCTGAGGAACACAGTGTGGAG GATTCCTATGAGGCTTCCTCGGGATCTGAAACGCAACGTAGAAAACGGGATAGCCCCAGTGAGCACCCAGGATTTCTCGGTGATGGCGACTACCGGGACCAGGACTACCGaactgagcaagaggaggaagaGCAGAAGGCTAGCAGCATCATTATGCTAAGAATGCTGCCTCAATCTGCTACTGAGAATGAT ATCCGGGGGCAACTGCAGGCACATGGGTTCCAGCCTCGGGAGGTGCGGCTGATGCGGAATAAAGCCTCAG GTCAGAGCCGGGGCTTCGCCTTCGTCGAGTTTAATCACTTGCAGGACGCTACACGATGGATGGAAGCCAATCAG CATTCTCTCACTATCCTTGGCCAGAAGGTGTCCATGCACTACAGTGACCCTAAGCCCAAGATCAATGAAGACTGGCTCTGCAGTAAG tGTGGAGTACAGAACTTCAAGCGCAGAGAGAAGTGCTTCAAGTGTGGCGTTCCCCGATCTG AAGCTGAGCAGAAGCTACCTCCTGGTAGTCGTTTGGACCAACTGGTGGCTCTCTCAGGGCGTGAACTCAGTCAAGGCCTCCTGCCTCTCCCACAGCCATACCAGGTGTCAGCAGCCCTCTCTACTCAGCCTGTGGCCCAGATGTCTGAACCGTGTGCAGAGAACGCTAATGATA CCATCATCTTGCGAAATCTGAATCCACATAGCACGATGGACTCCATTTTAAGTGCCTTGGCACCATATGCTGTTCTCTCCTCATCTAATGTCCGTGTAATCAAAGACAAGCAGACACAGCTTAACCGTGGTTTTGCTTTCATTCAGCTGTCCACTATTGTG GAAGCAGCTCAGTTGCTGCAGATCCTACAGGCCCTGCATCCACCACTGAGCATTGACGGCAAAACAATTAATGTGGAGTTTGCCAAAGGTTCCAAGCG GGATATGAGTTCATCAGATGGAAATCGCATTAGTGCAGCTTCTGTTGCCAGCACTGCCATTGCAGCTGCGCAGTGGGCCATCTCTCAG GCATCACAGGGTGGTGAGGCAGCTTGGACTGCTCAGGATGAGCATTCTGTGGATTATGGTTACTATCAACAGGACGAGGCCTATGGTGCTCCAGGTTTGGAGGCTACAATGTATTCGCAGGCATATTTGAAAAGCTCCCAGTCACAAACTGGCACAACCGGAGCAGCGGCTGTTGGAAAGCCTGACAAGATTCATAGCGAGGGTGCAGTGGCAG CAGCTGAGGCATCATTAGAGCCTGGAGTGCCAGGCATAGACCCTGTGCCTATTCTGCCAACTTTCCCTCGAAACGCCCAGACTACAGCAGTACCAGTTGCATATCAGGCAGCTGGCAGCGCTGAAGGGACAGCTTCTGTCCAGGGAAATGCTGTCACAGCTCAG TCATATACTATAGTCTCACCAGCTGTGCTGAAGCCTGATGTGCCTAGTGCTGCTCAGACCTCCAGTGCAACTTTGGGTGTATCTACCAGTACTTCCAATTTGCCTGTTACCAGCGCCATAGGGCAAGAACCTTATACACAATACC CTGTCCCAGATGTCTCTACGTACCAGTACGATGAAAGTTCTGGTTATTACTATGATCCTCTGACTGGCCTCTACTATGATCCTAATTCTCAG TATTATTACAATGCCCAGACACAGCAATACCTGTACTGGGATGGTGAGAGGCGCACCTATGTCCCGGCATCAGACCAGGGATCTGATGGCCACAAAGATGGGGGCATTTCCGGGAGTGGCAGCGGCAAGGAGggcaaggaaaagaaagagaaacataaaacaaaaacagcccAACAG ATTGCAAAGGATATGGAGCGTTGGGCCCGAAGTCTTAACAAGCAGAAGGAgaacttcaaaaacagcttccagCCAGTCTCTTCTATGCGAGAAGATGAAAGGCGGGAATCGGCCACGGCTGATGCTGGCTATGCCATACTTGAGAAAAAG GGGGCCTTGGCCGAGAGGCAGCATGGTGGTATGGACCTTTCCAAGCTCACTGGGGATGACAGGCTG AGTCCACCACGAGGGTTAGTtgctgcttacagtggtgagagTGACAGTGAGGAGGAGCAGGAGAAGGCTGCTGATCGGGAAGAGAAGTTAACGGATTGGCACAAACTGGCTTGCCTGCTTTGTCGCAGACAGTTTCCCAGTAAGGAAGCACTTATTCGTCACCAGCAGCTCTCAGGATTACATAAG CAAAATTTGGAAATCCATCGGCGGGCACACTTGTCAGAGCAGGAGCTTGAGGCACTTGAGAAAAATGACATAGAG CAGATGAAATACAGAGATCGTGCAGCTGAACGAAGGGAGAAGTATGGTGTCCCTGAGCCCCCCGAACCCAAAAAGAGGAAGTATTCAGCGGTCACACCAGCCACTGT GGATTTTGAACAACCAACGCGGGACGGGCTCGGAAGTGACAACATTGGTAGCCGCATGCTACAGGCCATGGGCTGGAAAGAAGGCAGTGGATTGGGTCGCAAGAAGCAGGGCATTGTTGCCCCTATTGAG GCCCCAACACGGGTCCGTGGGTCTGGCCTGGGTGCACGTGGCAGCTCTTATGGGGCTGTAGCATCAGAGTCCTACCGCGAGGCATTGCACAAGACTATGGTGACACGTTTCAACGAGACGGACTGA